A single region of the Marinobacter salinisoli genome encodes:
- the astA gene encoding arginine N-succinyltransferase produces the protein MLVIRPLQEGDLEDLYEMAQKAGKGLTTLPADRELLQRKIDMARESFRQRCAPEAALYLFAMEDVETGKAVGISGIQARVGLDEVFYNYRLSVTVNASSELGVHVRTPTLHLSNDMTDVSEICSLLLSGDYQGGGNGLLLSRSRFMYLDEFRSHFSDKVFAEMRGVSDEEGNSPLWDALGSKFFDMEFSQADMLSGLGNKAFIAELMPKYPIYLPMLPSSARAVIGRVHDNTAPALKMLQSEGFNFNGLVDIFDGGPVVEAFIPSIRTIRDSVNRHVMISRKPIDLNVPAAEKVMVSNRSFRDFRVTTVPASCVGPDTLKLPAEVGEVLRVESGDSVRVTPLKDNGSQALSANRGARQSRRIGS, from the coding sequence ATGTTGGTGATCCGTCCGCTGCAGGAAGGGGATCTTGAGGATCTGTACGAAATGGCTCAGAAGGCCGGCAAGGGTCTGACAACCCTGCCAGCCGATCGCGAGCTGTTGCAACGCAAAATTGATATGGCCCGTGAAAGCTTCCGGCAGCGGTGTGCGCCGGAAGCGGCGCTTTATCTGTTCGCCATGGAAGACGTGGAGACCGGAAAGGCAGTCGGTATCAGTGGTATCCAGGCCCGTGTTGGTCTGGACGAAGTGTTTTACAACTACCGGCTCAGTGTCACGGTGAATGCGTCGAGTGAACTCGGTGTTCATGTGCGGACGCCGACGCTGCATCTGTCCAATGACATGACCGACGTCAGTGAGATCTGCTCGCTGCTGTTGTCCGGTGACTACCAGGGCGGCGGTAACGGACTGCTCCTGTCCCGTTCCCGGTTTATGTACCTGGACGAATTCCGCAGTCATTTCTCCGACAAAGTGTTTGCGGAGATGCGTGGTGTGTCTGATGAAGAGGGCAACAGCCCGCTGTGGGACGCTCTGGGCAGCAAGTTCTTTGACATGGAGTTCAGCCAGGCCGATATGCTGTCTGGCCTGGGCAACAAGGCGTTCATCGCCGAGCTGATGCCCAAGTACCCCATTTATCTGCCCATGCTGCCCAGTTCCGCCCGCGCGGTGATCGGACGGGTGCACGACAACACCGCACCCGCCCTGAAGATGCTGCAGTCGGAAGGGTTCAACTTCAACGGGCTGGTGGACATCTTTGATGGCGGCCCGGTTGTGGAGGCGTTTATTCCGAGCATCCGGACGATCCGCGATTCGGTGAACCGGCATGTGATGATTTCGCGCAAACCGATTGACCTGAACGTGCCAGCGGCCGAGAAGGTCATGGTGTCGAACCGCTCGTTCCGGGATTTCCGGGTAACCACTGTGCCGGCCAGCTGTGTCGGGCCGGACACACTCAAGTTGCCTGCAGAAGTTGGCGAGGTGCTGCGGGTGGAATCGGGTGATTCCGTTCGAGTGACACCGTTGAAAGACAATGGCTCCCAGGCGCTGAGTGCCAACCGGGGAGCAAGGCAGAGCCGACGAATAGGGTCTTGA
- a CDS encoding exonuclease domain-containing protein has translation MVSRKSHLQDTTFAFLDIETTGGSAARDRITEIGIRFWRAGEQVGEWQTLLNPDVRISSFIEHFTGITNEMVADAPRFEDIADELESQLEGAVFVAHNARFDYGFIKQEFRRLGRLFTAKVLCTVKLSRRLYPEFRRHNMDALIERHGLAQVQRHRAMGDVEAMLSFFLHAKTEKGDEALEAAIADLLQTPSVPSHLPPDILHELPRGPGVYRFYGENDALLYVGKSTHIAQRVASHFSGDHNSSRGVRMSESLRRVEWTETAGELGALLLELKQIKSLNPLYNRRSRAAKRLVTIELVENDQGFLQARLVRELEPHRLGDYYGLFRSKRDAEKALSGIATKNELCNKLLGLEPDHSGPCFQRTLGRCKGACEGVEDGVRYNLRMQIAFHGLRLKTWPWDGPVGVVERNAATGVTDILIIYNWVHLGTVHDEQTLHDFAAGNESVTFDLDSYKLLVKALLDRGGKGRKIIEMPALKTPDVVMP, from the coding sequence ATGGTCAGCCGCAAATCACACCTTCAGGACACCACCTTCGCCTTCCTCGACATCGAAACCACTGGAGGCAGCGCCGCTCGCGACCGCATCACCGAAATCGGCATCCGTTTCTGGCGTGCCGGTGAGCAGGTGGGGGAATGGCAAACGCTGCTCAACCCAGACGTGCGCATCTCTTCTTTTATTGAGCATTTCACCGGCATCACCAATGAGATGGTGGCAGACGCGCCCCGGTTTGAAGACATCGCTGATGAGTTGGAGTCGCAGCTCGAGGGGGCTGTGTTCGTCGCCCACAACGCCCGTTTTGACTATGGCTTCATCAAGCAGGAGTTCCGGCGGCTCGGGCGTCTGTTCACCGCGAAAGTGCTGTGTACGGTCAAGCTGTCACGCCGGCTGTATCCGGAATTCCGGCGTCATAACATGGACGCACTGATCGAACGCCACGGCCTGGCGCAGGTGCAGCGCCACCGGGCGATGGGTGACGTGGAGGCCATGCTGTCGTTCTTCCTGCATGCCAAGACAGAGAAGGGCGATGAGGCCCTTGAGGCGGCGATCGCTGACCTGCTGCAAACCCCCAGCGTGCCGTCCCACCTGCCACCGGACATCCTTCATGAGTTGCCAAGGGGGCCGGGCGTGTACCGTTTTTACGGGGAAAACGACGCCCTGCTGTACGTTGGCAAAAGCACCCACATTGCTCAGCGGGTGGCGTCGCACTTTTCCGGTGATCACAACTCCAGCCGCGGCGTGCGCATGTCCGAAAGCCTGCGCCGGGTGGAGTGGACGGAAACCGCCGGTGAACTGGGGGCCCTGTTACTGGAGCTGAAACAGATCAAAAGCCTGAACCCGCTCTACAACCGCCGCTCTCGGGCCGCCAAGCGGCTGGTGACCATCGAGCTGGTGGAGAATGATCAGGGCTTTCTGCAGGCGCGATTGGTTCGCGAGCTGGAACCGCACCGGCTGGGGGATTACTACGGGCTGTTTCGCAGCAAGCGCGATGCGGAAAAGGCGCTCAGTGGTATCGCGACGAAAAACGAGTTGTGTAACAAGTTGCTGGGTCTGGAGCCGGACCACAGCGGGCCCTGCTTCCAGCGCACGCTGGGTCGGTGCAAGGGCGCGTGCGAGGGTGTGGAGGACGGCGTCCGCTACAACCTGCGCATGCAGATCGCGTTTCATGGCCTGCGGCTGAAAACCTGGCCGTGGGACGGGCCGGTCGGCGTGGTGGAGCGCAATGCCGCCACCGGCGTGACAGACATCCTGATCATCTATAATTGGGTGCACCTGGGTACCGTCCATGACGAGCAGACGCTGCATGACTTTGCCGCTGGCAACGAGTCGGTCACGTTTGATCTGGACTCTTACAAGTTACTGGTGAAAGCGCTGCTCGACCGGGGCGGAAAGGGGCGGAAAATTATCGAGATGCCGGCCCTGAAAACGCCGGATGTGGTTATGCCATGA
- a CDS encoding aspartate aminotransferase family protein has translation MNKETLTRELFNEVMVPNYAPGSIIPVRGEGSRIWDQEGREFIDLQGGIAVTCLGHTHPGLIGALEEQAGKLWHLSNVMTNEPALRLAKTLCDHTFAERVFFANSGAEANEAALKLARRYAWEHHGEEKNEIIAFKSSFHGRTLFTVSVGGQPKYREGFEPAPGGVAHADFNDLESVKKLISKDKTCAVIVEPIQGEGGVIPADPEFLKGLRELCDENDALLIFDEVQTGVGRTGHLFAYQMYDVVPDILSSAKSLGGGFPIAAMLTTAKVAASLGVGTHGSTYGGNALACAVGQKVIDTVIQPDILKGVVARSDRLRKGMMAIGERYGVFSEVRGAGMLLGCVLTDEWKGRAKDFLNAGLDEGVMVLVAGTNVVRLAPSLIIPEADIDEALERFETAVKKLTAA, from the coding sequence ATGAACAAAGAAACTCTGACTCGAGAACTTTTTAATGAGGTCATGGTGCCCAACTACGCCCCTGGCTCGATTATTCCGGTGCGTGGCGAAGGGTCGAGAATATGGGATCAGGAAGGACGGGAATTCATTGATCTGCAGGGCGGTATCGCCGTTACCTGTCTGGGACATACCCATCCGGGCCTGATTGGTGCTCTGGAGGAGCAGGCCGGAAAATTGTGGCATTTGTCCAATGTAATGACTAACGAGCCGGCGCTTCGTTTGGCCAAGACTCTGTGCGATCATACCTTCGCAGAGCGTGTGTTTTTCGCCAATTCCGGCGCGGAAGCCAACGAAGCCGCGCTGAAGCTGGCGCGTCGTTATGCGTGGGAGCACCACGGCGAAGAGAAGAACGAAATCATCGCGTTCAAGAGCTCTTTCCACGGGCGTACCCTGTTTACCGTCAGTGTGGGTGGCCAGCCCAAGTACCGCGAAGGCTTCGAGCCGGCGCCGGGCGGTGTGGCTCACGCTGACTTCAACGATCTTGAGTCCGTCAAGAAACTGATTTCCAAGGATAAGACCTGTGCGGTCATCGTCGAGCCGATCCAGGGCGAGGGCGGCGTTATTCCGGCCGACCCGGAGTTCCTGAAAGGCCTGCGCGAGCTGTGTGACGAGAACGACGCGCTGCTGATCTTCGACGAAGTCCAGACTGGCGTTGGCCGTACTGGACACCTGTTCGCCTACCAGATGTACGATGTGGTTCCGGACATCCTGTCCAGCGCCAAGAGCCTCGGCGGCGGTTTCCCGATTGCGGCCATGCTGACCACTGCCAAGGTGGCGGCGAGTCTGGGTGTGGGTACCCACGGCAGCACCTACGGCGGTAACGCACTGGCGTGTGCCGTTGGCCAGAAGGTGATCGATACCGTGATCCAGCCGGACATCCTGAAAGGCGTTGTTGCCCGTTCTGACCGTCTGCGTAAGGGCATGATGGCGATCGGTGAGCGCTACGGCGTATTCAGTGAAGTTCGTGGTGCCGGCATGCTGCTCGGCTGCGTGCTGACTGACGAATGGAAAGGCCGCGCCAAGGACTTCCTGAACGCTGGTCTGGACGAGGGTGTCATGGTGCTGGTGGCCGGCACTAACGTGGTTCGCCTGGCGCCGTCCCTGATTATTCCGGAAGCGGATATTGATGAGGCACTGGAACGCTTCGAGACTGCCGTAAAGAAACTGACTGCGGCGTAA
- a CDS encoding arginine N-succinyltransferase: MWLVRPAQPDDLKQILAIAGTQGARLSSTLPKESDALKQKIELSVASFKGQVPEGQAPRFLFVLENSEDGAIAGVAGIDARAGSGEPFYSYRKDALIHASHELGVSRKVEVLYPSHALTDQTLLCSFVIRPELRGTEAFDLLSRARILFIAEHREWFTSRVVVEIQGVQNDDGGVPFWDSLGRHFFNMDFDAADRYSASLSKTFLAEMMPHNPIYVSLLSDAAQAALGKPHDVSSANYELLTREGFQAGCYLDIFDGGPVLEARTDSLHSLVTSHRKVLHGRHEDDGEACLISAGEGESFRCTLTWVDESLEDELKVPVKTWNLLGKSAGDAVRIAPL; encoded by the coding sequence ATGTGGCTTGTTCGTCCGGCGCAGCCGGATGACTTGAAGCAGATTTTAGCGATAGCGGGCACCCAGGGTGCCCGCCTGTCGTCTACGCTGCCAAAAGAATCCGACGCACTGAAGCAAAAAATCGAATTGTCTGTGGCGTCCTTCAAAGGCCAGGTGCCGGAGGGGCAGGCGCCCAGATTTCTGTTCGTTCTGGAGAACTCCGAAGACGGGGCCATCGCTGGCGTGGCGGGCATCGATGCCCGCGCTGGCAGCGGTGAGCCGTTTTACAGTTACCGCAAAGACGCGCTGATTCATGCGTCCCACGAGCTGGGCGTGTCGCGCAAGGTGGAAGTTCTCTATCCCTCCCACGCGCTCACCGACCAGACCTTATTGTGTTCCTTTGTGATCCGGCCTGAGTTGCGCGGCACCGAGGCCTTCGATCTGCTGTCCCGCGCACGCATCCTGTTCATTGCCGAGCATCGCGAGTGGTTCACGTCCCGCGTTGTGGTGGAGATCCAGGGCGTGCAGAACGACGATGGCGGCGTACCCTTCTGGGACAGCCTCGGTCGGCATTTCTTCAACATGGATTTCGACGCTGCGGACCGTTATTCGGCATCGTTGAGTAAAACCTTCCTCGCCGAGATGATGCCGCACAACCCCATATACGTGAGCTTGCTGTCCGACGCGGCGCAAGCGGCCCTTGGCAAGCCCCACGATGTGTCGTCGGCAAACTACGAGTTGCTGACACGCGAAGGCTTCCAGGCCGGCTGCTATCTGGACATCTTTGATGGCGGCCCGGTGCTGGAAGCGCGTACCGACAGCCTGCACAGCCTGGTCACCAGCCACAGGAAGGTGCTGCATGGACGGCATGAGGATGATGGCGAAGCCTGCCTGATATCCGCGGGCGAAGGAGAGTCGTTCCGGTGCACGTTAACCTGGGTTGACGAAAGCCTGGAAGACGAACTGAAAGTGCCGGTCAAAACCTGGAACCTGCTCGGCAAGAGTGCCGGCGATGCCGTGAGGATTGCGCCGCTATGA
- the aceF gene encoding dihydrolipoyllysine-residue acetyltransferase → MSEQEIKVPDLGGADEVEVIEILVSEGDSVQAEDPILAVESDKASVELPSPGAGKIASISVKVGDKVKEGDVVGTLEASGEGDDSSASESDDAGTDEASSAQDSDEAKSEEAAPKPAAKASGGSRKETVKVPSLDGFENVPVIEINVSEGDSIDAEDPLVTVESDKATMEIPSPHKGKVEKILVSEGDKLSEGDDLLEMTIEEGGDADAGEEAEQESESKPAAESKASAEKEQKAESAQSQGATYEPPSPGTKVHAGPAVRKLARELGADLARVKGSGPKSRILKDDVHAYVKSQLQQVQQGGGVGTGAGIPGVKLPDFSQFGDIEREPMSRMMSATATNMQRSWLNVPHVTQFEDADITDMEAFRKAQKAAGEKRGVKMTPLPFLLKACATALAELPQFNVSLDMDKKEVVRKKYIHIGIAVDTPHGLMVPVIRDVDKKGLWELAEESADLAQKARDKQLKPKEMQGACFTITSLGGIGGTAFTPIVNTPEVAILGVSKAAMKPVWDGSEFQPRLMLPLSLSYDHRAVNGADAARFTTVLAQLLGDIRTLLL, encoded by the coding sequence ATGAGTGAGCAGGAAATCAAGGTTCCCGATCTCGGCGGTGCGGACGAAGTCGAGGTGATTGAAATACTGGTCAGCGAAGGCGATTCGGTGCAAGCCGAAGACCCGATCCTGGCCGTGGAATCCGACAAGGCGTCGGTCGAACTGCCTTCCCCCGGTGCCGGCAAGATCGCCAGCATCTCGGTAAAGGTCGGGGATAAGGTCAAGGAAGGAGACGTGGTTGGCACCCTCGAAGCCTCTGGTGAGGGTGACGACAGCAGCGCTTCCGAGAGCGACGACGCCGGCACTGACGAAGCAAGCAGTGCCCAAGACAGCGACGAGGCCAAGTCAGAAGAGGCCGCGCCGAAACCCGCGGCCAAAGCCTCTGGTGGTTCTCGCAAGGAAACCGTCAAAGTGCCGTCTCTGGATGGCTTTGAGAATGTCCCGGTCATTGAGATTAACGTGTCCGAAGGCGACAGCATTGACGCCGAGGATCCGTTGGTCACCGTGGAATCGGACAAGGCCACCATGGAAATTCCATCGCCCCACAAAGGCAAGGTGGAAAAGATCCTGGTATCGGAAGGCGACAAGCTGTCCGAAGGGGATGATCTGCTTGAGATGACCATCGAGGAAGGTGGTGACGCAGACGCCGGGGAAGAGGCGGAGCAGGAATCCGAGTCCAAACCAGCCGCTGAATCAAAAGCGTCGGCCGAAAAAGAGCAGAAGGCGGAGTCAGCCCAGTCGCAAGGGGCGACCTACGAGCCGCCGTCACCGGGAACCAAGGTTCATGCCGGTCCCGCGGTGCGCAAACTGGCTCGTGAGCTGGGCGCAGATCTGGCCCGGGTTAAGGGGTCCGGGCCGAAGAGCCGGATCCTGAAAGACGACGTTCATGCCTATGTGAAGAGCCAGCTTCAGCAGGTGCAGCAGGGCGGCGGCGTTGGCACCGGGGCTGGCATTCCGGGTGTGAAACTGCCGGACTTCAGCCAGTTTGGTGATATCGAGCGGGAGCCGATGTCCCGCATGATGTCGGCCACTGCGACGAATATGCAGCGAAGCTGGCTGAACGTGCCTCACGTAACTCAGTTTGAGGATGCGGACATCACCGATATGGAGGCCTTCCGCAAGGCACAGAAGGCTGCTGGTGAGAAGCGCGGGGTCAAGATGACGCCGTTGCCCTTCCTGCTGAAAGCTTGCGCTACCGCACTGGCCGAGCTGCCTCAGTTCAACGTGTCGCTCGATATGGACAAGAAAGAGGTGGTCCGTAAAAAGTACATTCACATCGGGATTGCGGTGGATACGCCCCACGGTCTGATGGTTCCGGTCATCCGGGATGTGGACAAAAAGGGCCTGTGGGAGCTTGCGGAAGAAAGCGCGGACCTGGCGCAAAAGGCCCGGGACAAGCAGCTCAAGCCAAAAGAGATGCAGGGCGCCTGCTTCACCATCACCAGTCTGGGTGGCATCGGTGGCACCGCGTTCACGCCGATCGTGAATACTCCGGAGGTTGCGATCCTGGGGGTTTCAAAGGCAGCTATGAAGCCGGTATGGGACGGCAGTGAGTTCCAGCCTCGCCTGATGCTGCCCTTGTCTCTATCCTACGATCACCGGGCGGTGAATGGCGCTGATGCGGCCCGGTTCACCACGGTGCTCGCGCAGCTGCTGGGGGATATCCGGACCTTGCTGCTGTAG
- a CDS encoding DcaP family trimeric outer membrane transporter produces MQSNMLRMAIRATAAAAALGVAGQAGAVNFSAGEYDVSVYGYARLNASYDIDEEVGISTRSGAYSAINTSDADLPTGVFAADAVQTRLGVKTTTPEGVNITVEGDFRPGQLRLRHGFGEYKGVLMGQTWSNFNSFVGNTSTLDFDSLPGLAGLQGRVAQVRYTTGPLSFSAEQPNSSILDAGGAEKDGMPALTARLENSAGGFSYSAAVLAHQVGYDTGTADEASFGFATFGAAKIALSDMITIQGTVSYSDGANSYLYRSGENFGAESAYVAANGDVETISGYGASVGTGISLGGGRSINIGYGMATVDWDDAEADLGAAAVAAKSETNSAIMANYQWTPVNNVMMGVEYQMLSRENVDGSDGDANRILFAAQYNF; encoded by the coding sequence ATGCAGAGCAATATGCTTCGAATGGCAATCCGTGCAACAGCCGCTGCAGCAGCACTGGGTGTTGCTGGACAGGCTGGAGCAGTCAACTTCAGCGCTGGCGAATACGACGTATCTGTTTACGGCTACGCCCGACTGAACGCCAGCTACGACATCGACGAAGAAGTGGGCATTTCCACTCGTTCAGGTGCTTACAGCGCCATCAACACATCCGATGCTGACCTGCCGACCGGCGTTTTCGCCGCTGACGCAGTTCAAACACGTCTGGGCGTAAAAACCACCACTCCGGAAGGCGTGAACATCACCGTTGAAGGTGATTTCCGTCCTGGCCAGCTGCGTCTGCGTCACGGTTTCGGTGAATACAAAGGCGTCCTGATGGGCCAGACCTGGTCCAACTTCAACAGCTTCGTGGGTAACACCTCTACTCTGGACTTCGACTCACTGCCGGGCCTCGCTGGTCTGCAGGGTCGTGTTGCCCAGGTCCGTTACACCACTGGCCCGCTGTCCTTCTCAGCTGAGCAGCCTAACAGCTCCATCCTGGACGCTGGTGGCGCAGAAAAAGACGGCATGCCGGCACTGACAGCACGCCTGGAAAACTCAGCAGGCGGATTCTCCTACTCTGCCGCTGTCCTCGCGCATCAGGTTGGTTACGACACTGGCACCGCTGACGAAGCCTCCTTCGGTTTCGCGACCTTCGGCGCGGCCAAGATCGCCCTGTCAGACATGATCACCATCCAGGGCACGGTTTCGTACTCTGACGGTGCCAACAGCTACCTGTACCGCTCTGGCGAAAACTTTGGTGCAGAAAGCGCCTACGTTGCCGCCAACGGTGATGTAGAGACCATCTCTGGTTATGGCGCTTCCGTCGGCACTGGCATCAGCCTGGGCGGCGGCCGCAGCATCAACATCGGCTATGGTATGGCAACCGTTGACTGGGACGACGCAGAAGCCGACCTCGGTGCAGCAGCCGTTGCAGCCAAGAGCGAGACCAACTCCGCGATCATGGCCAACTACCAGTGGACTCCGGTCAACAACGTCATGATGGGCGTTGAATACCAGATGCTGAGCCGTGAAAACGTAGATGGTAGCGACGGCGATGCAAACCGCATCCTGTTCGCGGCACAATACAACTTCTAA